A region from the Afifella aestuarii genome encodes:
- the hisI gene encoding phosphoribosyl-AMP cyclohydrolase has protein sequence MKDDQATASPEAVIEETQDFRPRFNEAGLLPCITQDAESGDVLMMAWMNRKAIDLTLATGEVHYFSRSRNSLWKKGETSGAIQKLIELRIDCDQDCLLARVAVADRARTCHTGRTDCFYRTAEATPEGLRLRIRD, from the coding sequence ATGAAGGATGATCAGGCAACGGCCTCTCCCGAGGCCGTCATCGAAGAGACGCAGGACTTCCGGCCCCGCTTCAACGAAGCGGGCCTCCTGCCCTGCATCACCCAGGATGCCGAAAGCGGCGATGTCCTGATGATGGCGTGGATGAACCGCAAGGCTATCGATCTCACGCTCGCCACTGGCGAGGTGCACTATTTCAGCCGCTCTCGGAACTCCCTGTGGAAGAAGGGAGAGACCTCCGGCGCCATCCAGAAGCTGATCGAGCTCAGGATCGACTGCGACCAGGATTGTCTTCTCGCGCGCGTCGCGGTGGCCGATCGCGCCAGGACTTGCCACACCGGCCGCACCGACTGCTTTTACCGCACCGCGGAGGCAACGCCCGAGGGACTGCGCCTCCGCATTCGCGATTAG
- a CDS encoding CBS domain-containing protein, translated as MHVRQLLESKGNDVVTCRPQMSLHEVAVTLSEHRIGAVVVTEDAAIKGILSERDIVSAVAREGSGALSQPVANFMTARVRICRMHHTTDDLMEMMTNERFRHLPVEEDGKLVGIISIGDVVKRRIAEVQNEAEAIREYVTQG; from the coding sequence ATGCATGTACGGCAATTGCTGGAGAGCAAAGGCAATGACGTCGTGACGTGCCGGCCGCAGATGAGCCTGCACGAAGTCGCCGTCACATTGTCAGAACATCGTATCGGCGCGGTCGTCGTGACCGAGGACGCGGCCATCAAAGGTATTTTGTCGGAGCGCGACATCGTCTCTGCTGTCGCCCGCGAGGGGTCAGGGGCGCTCAGTCAGCCGGTGGCCAATTTTATGACGGCGCGCGTGCGGATCTGCCGAATGCATCATACGACCGACGATCTCATGGAAATGATGACCAATGAGCGGTTTCGCCATCTGCCCGTCGAGGAGGATGGCAAGCTCGTCGGGATCATCTCGATCGGGGACGTAGTCAAACGTCGGATCGCCGAGGTGCAGAACGAAGCCGAAGCGATCCGGGAATACGTGACGCAGGGATGA
- a CDS encoding iron-sulfur cluster assembly scaffold protein, with amino-acid sequence MIDDVYNAKILEFAGNIPRIGRLADPDASAKAHSRLCGSTVTVDLKLEDGRIADFAHEVKACALGQASSSIMARTVIGSTPDELRQVREEMRAMLKENGPSPQGRWADLRFLEPVRDYKARHASTMLTFDAVVDALDQIEAAGHEGSSSFENGQSRKAAGAGQAA; translated from the coding sequence ATGATCGACGACGTCTATAACGCCAAAATTCTGGAATTCGCAGGGAACATTCCCCGCATCGGACGGCTTGCCGATCCCGACGCGAGCGCCAAGGCGCATTCGCGCTTGTGCGGCTCGACGGTCACCGTCGATCTGAAGCTGGAGGATGGCCGGATCGCGGATTTCGCGCATGAAGTGAAGGCCTGTGCGCTCGGCCAGGCGTCTTCCTCCATCATGGCGCGGACGGTGATCGGTTCGACGCCCGACGAGCTGCGGCAGGTTCGTGAGGAAATGCGCGCCATGCTCAAGGAGAACGGCCCGTCGCCGCAAGGCCGCTGGGCCGATCTTCGTTTTCTCGAGCCGGTGCGCGATTATAAGGCGCGGCATGCCTCGACGATGCTGACATTCGACGCCGTCGTCGATGCGCTCGATCAGATCGAGGCGGCTGGCCACGAAGGTTCGTCCTCGTTCGAGAACGGGCAGAGCCGGAAAGCCGCCGGCGCCGGTCAGGCCGCGTGA
- the folE gene encoding GTP cyclohydrolase I FolE has protein sequence MDSTLKLFSSAAVAGRRPSREEAEAAVRTLIAWLGDDPDREGLRDTPRRVVSAYEELYAGYPQDPGTLLARTFKDVGGYHDMVLVRDIAFYSHCEHHMLPFFGHVHIAYYPNDGVVGLSKMARVVEAYARRLQTQETMTAQITDALENALSPRGVAVMVEAEHMCMSMRGVQKQGSSTMTSRFTGLFHEEAAEREKFLNLVRPTGR, from the coding sequence ATGGACAGCACGTTGAAGCTCTTCTCCTCGGCCGCGGTGGCGGGTCGGAGGCCAAGCCGCGAGGAGGCAGAAGCTGCCGTGCGAACGCTGATCGCCTGGCTCGGGGACGACCCCGACCGCGAGGGTCTGCGCGACACGCCGCGGCGCGTGGTTTCGGCTTATGAGGAGCTTTACGCCGGCTACCCCCAGGATCCGGGGACATTGCTCGCGCGCACCTTCAAGGATGTGGGCGGCTATCACGACATGGTGCTGGTCCGCGACATCGCCTTCTACTCGCATTGCGAGCATCACATGCTCCCCTTCTTCGGGCATGTGCATATCGCCTATTACCCGAACGACGGCGTCGTCGGGCTGTCGAAGATGGCTCGCGTCGTGGAAGCCTACGCGCGCCGCCTGCAAACGCAGGAGACGATGACGGCTCAGATCACCGATGCGCTCGAAAACGCTTTGAGCCCGCGCGGAGTCGCGGTGATGGTGGAAGCCGAACATATGTGCATGTCGATGCGTGGCGTGCAGAAGCAGGGCTCGTCCACCATGACGTCGCGCTTCACCGGCCTCTTCCATGAAGAGGCAGCCGAACGCGAAAAATTCCTCAATCTCGTGCGTCCGACAGGCCGCTGA
- a CDS encoding PilZ domain-containing protein has product MPEETVEITVEDPEGNRRQHERVEVNLLGRCMFADQEENPCEMRNVSAGGAAIISPLKGNVGEKIIIYAEQIGRIEGIITRHTQNGFAITITASARKREKLANTLAWLGRRDVLKLRDDRRSVRRVPATTETRVTLPGGRQVDCKIIDMSKTGAALAISERPPIGSRVNLGRLGGRVVRHFSDGIAIEFMRIMSEEEIEQIIEEEFFTDGSL; this is encoded by the coding sequence ATGCCCGAAGAGACGGTGGAGATCACCGTGGAGGACCCTGAAGGCAATCGTCGTCAACACGAGCGTGTCGAGGTCAACCTGCTCGGCCGCTGCATGTTTGCGGATCAGGAAGAGAACCCATGCGAGATGCGCAACGTCTCCGCAGGCGGGGCCGCGATCATCAGTCCTCTCAAAGGGAATGTCGGCGAGAAGATCATCATCTATGCCGAGCAGATTGGGCGCATCGAAGGCATCATTACGCGGCACACGCAAAATGGCTTCGCCATCACGATCACGGCGTCTGCGCGCAAACGGGAAAAGCTCGCGAATACGCTCGCCTGGCTCGGACGGCGCGACGTGCTCAAGCTCCGCGACGACCGCCGCTCCGTGCGGCGTGTGCCGGCCACCACGGAAACTCGGGTCACCCTGCCCGGCGGCAGGCAGGTCGATTGCAAGATCATCGACATGTCGAAGACCGGCGCAGCGCTGGCGATTTCAGAGCGCCCGCCGATCGGCTCCCGCGTCAATCTCGGCCGACTTGGAGGACGCGTCGTACGCCATTTCAGCGACGGCATCGCCATCGAATTTATGCGCATCATGTCGGAAGAAGAGATCGAGCAGATTATCGAGGAAGAGTTCTTCACAGACGGGAGTCTATGA
- a CDS encoding rhomboid family intramembrane serine protease translates to MFNLPTVLVWTVGALLIVHVIRALLPYQSDVEVLMTFGFVPARYTGAASFLPGGIAACFWTPLTYALLHADWLHLGVNVLWMLSFGSAVARRFGASRFLVLLLVTIAAGALAQFLAMPGNETLVIGASAGVSGITAAAARFAFAPGGPLAGGGARPEAYLVPDPGLRASLLNPYSAFFILMWFGINLLFGVGGQMLPGVGGAIAWQAHIGGFLAGLLLFPFFDPVGRQTRS, encoded by the coding sequence ATGTTCAACCTGCCGACGGTCCTCGTATGGACGGTCGGTGCGCTCCTTATCGTGCATGTCATCCGCGCCCTGTTGCCTTACCAGAGCGACGTCGAGGTGCTCATGACGTTCGGCTTCGTGCCGGCACGCTATACGGGTGCGGCTTCATTCCTCCCTGGAGGGATCGCTGCCTGCTTTTGGACGCCCCTCACTTATGCGCTGCTGCACGCCGACTGGCTGCATCTCGGCGTGAACGTTCTTTGGATGCTGAGCTTCGGGAGTGCCGTGGCGCGGCGTTTCGGAGCCTCGCGCTTCCTCGTCCTGCTGCTGGTGACGATCGCCGCGGGTGCGCTCGCGCAGTTTCTGGCGATGCCGGGGAACGAGACCCTCGTCATCGGAGCTTCCGCTGGCGTCTCCGGCATTACGGCTGCGGCCGCGCGTTTCGCCTTTGCGCCGGGCGGTCCTCTGGCGGGGGGAGGCGCGCGCCCGGAAGCCTACCTCGTGCCAGATCCTGGTCTGAGAGCGAGCCTTCTCAATCCGTACTCCGCTTTCTTCATTTTGATGTGGTTCGGCATCAATCTCCTGTTTGGAGTCGGCGGGCAGATGCTCCCGGGTGTGGGAGGCGCGATCGCCTGGCAGGCCCATATCGGCGGGTTTCTCGCAGGCCTTCTTCTTTTTCCTTTTTTCGATCCGGTCGGACGCCAAACTCGTTCATAG